One Synechococcus sp. JA-2-3B'a(2-13) genomic window carries:
- a CDS encoding DUF3155 domain-containing protein, translating to MVRRRKRKSRRRLEGRKILDHIPQFNLDSGEEKSVTAARKYIQEKSIQPPALILVRRNEHTVDRFFWAEKGLFGAQYVEENHFLFPSLRALLAEVAAEKPEKKSSKTLATAAR from the coding sequence TTGGTTAGGAGAAGAAAGCGTAAGAGCCGCCGTCGTCTGGAAGGGCGCAAGATTTTAGATCACATTCCTCAATTTAATTTGGACAGTGGTGAGGAGAAGTCTGTAACCGCTGCTCGAAAATATATTCAGGAGAAGTCTATTCAGCCCCCCGCACTTATTTTGGTGCGACGAAATGAACATACAGTTGATCGGTTTTTCTGGGCGGAGAAGGGGTTGTTCGGCGCGCAATATGTCGAGGAGAACCACTTCCTTTTTCCCAGCCTGCGAGCTTTGTTAGCAGAGGTTGCGGCTGAAAAGCCAGAGAAAAAATCCTCGAAGACCCTTGCAACTGCCGCTCGCTAG
- a CDS encoding DUF3146 family protein codes for MSRLPQTTAHIQITRRSWQEGAIEGEVNANGWAWRFCWRFRAGELRVEPSVGRALICEPLSRFLEKSDYLLEPGSNYSFVIRSSL; via the coding sequence ATGAGCCGACTGCCTCAGACCACTGCCCACATCCAAATTACCCGCCGCTCTTGGCAAGAGGGTGCCATTGAGGGGGAAGTCAACGCCAATGGTTGGGCTTGGCGCTTTTGCTGGCGCTTTCGGGCCGGAGAGCTCAGAGTGGAGCCTTCTGTGGGGCGGGCTTTGATTTGCGAGCCCTTGAGCCGTTTTCTGGAAAAATCCGACTATCTGCTGGAACCGGGCAGCAACTACTCGTTTGTGATTCGCAGCAGCTTGTGA
- a CDS encoding primary-amine oxidase, translating into MVCKVSPSLDRHSQSSESALLGQASLPQGHPLDPLSAEEMRQVVQILRRQRPLSSQGRFVTIQLQEPERPWMEAWQPGQPWDRQAFVVLLDPASGNTYEAVVSLSTQQVRSWQLVPGVQPPLLDDEVYACDRLLKEDPQFLAALQRRGIADVDLVMVDYWTVGYFGIPEEEGRRLVRGFCFLRTSPCDNGYARPIEGLYPWIDLNRMQVVKVEDRGLWPLPPESGNFDELFFKDFRQDLKPLEITQPQGVSFQVDGHHIRWQKWDLRISFNPREGLVLHQVSYEDQGRLRPILYRASVAEMVVPYGDPRDPHCRKNAFDVGEYGIGMQANSLQLGCDCLGEIYYFDAWLPTNSGEPMLLKNAVCMHEEDFGVLWKHTDWRTERAQVRRSRRLVLSFFTTIGNYDYGFFWYFYQDGTLEFEAKLTGIINTCATLPGEEPEFGVLVAPQLSGLNHQHFFTVRLDMAVDGPCNSLYEVHAEPLPLGPDNPHGNAFRARSTLLKTEQEAKQTVDPLRGRYWKIVNPNRHNRLGQPVAYKLMPGDNVQLLAHPDSWLYRRAGYLAHHLWATPYHPGEKFPAGDYPNQHPGGEGLVQWTQANRSLENTRLVLWYSFGCNHFPRTEDWPVMPASYIGFMLKPLGFFECNPALDVPPPPPKTKGCCSFIDYPPA; encoded by the coding sequence GTGGTTTGTAAAGTTTCTCCCAGTTTGGATCGACATAGCCAGTCGAGTGAATCTGCTTTGCTTGGCCAGGCTTCATTGCCCCAAGGCCACCCCTTGGATCCCCTTAGCGCCGAGGAGATGCGGCAAGTGGTGCAGATCCTGCGCCGGCAACGGCCCCTCAGTTCTCAGGGGCGCTTTGTAACCATCCAGCTACAAGAGCCGGAGCGGCCTTGGATGGAAGCGTGGCAGCCGGGGCAGCCGTGGGATCGGCAGGCTTTCGTGGTGCTGTTGGATCCGGCCAGTGGCAACACCTACGAAGCCGTGGTCTCTCTGTCAACACAGCAGGTGCGCTCTTGGCAGCTCGTTCCGGGCGTGCAGCCCCCTCTGCTCGACGATGAGGTGTACGCCTGCGACCGCCTGCTCAAGGAGGATCCCCAATTTTTGGCGGCTCTGCAGCGGCGGGGGATTGCCGATGTGGATTTGGTGATGGTGGACTACTGGACGGTGGGCTACTTCGGGATCCCGGAAGAAGAAGGGCGGCGGCTGGTGCGAGGCTTTTGTTTCCTACGTACTTCCCCTTGCGACAACGGCTATGCCCGCCCCATCGAGGGGCTCTACCCCTGGATTGACCTCAACCGCATGCAAGTTGTCAAGGTGGAGGATCGGGGTCTGTGGCCCTTGCCGCCGGAGTCCGGCAACTTCGACGAGCTGTTTTTCAAAGATTTTCGCCAAGACTTGAAGCCGCTAGAAATCACTCAGCCCCAAGGGGTGAGCTTCCAGGTGGACGGCCACCACATCCGCTGGCAGAAGTGGGATCTGCGCATCAGCTTTAACCCGCGAGAGGGGCTCGTCCTCCACCAGGTGAGCTACGAGGATCAAGGCCGCCTTCGCCCCATTCTCTACCGCGCCTCGGTAGCCGAGATGGTGGTGCCCTACGGGGATCCGCGGGATCCCCACTGTCGCAAAAATGCCTTTGATGTGGGGGAATACGGCATTGGCATGCAGGCCAATTCCCTGCAGCTGGGCTGCGACTGTCTGGGGGAAATCTACTACTTCGATGCCTGGCTGCCCACTAACAGCGGTGAGCCCATGCTTTTGAAAAATGCCGTCTGTATGCACGAGGAGGACTTTGGGGTGCTCTGGAAGCACACCGACTGGCGCACGGAACGGGCGCAGGTGCGGCGCTCGCGGCGGTTGGTGCTTTCCTTTTTCACCACCATTGGCAACTACGACTACGGCTTTTTCTGGTATTTCTACCAAGACGGCACGCTGGAGTTTGAAGCCAAGCTCACCGGCATCATCAACACTTGCGCCACGTTGCCGGGGGAAGAGCCGGAGTTTGGCGTCTTGGTGGCACCCCAATTGTCTGGCCTCAACCACCAGCACTTTTTCACTGTCCGCCTCGATATGGCGGTGGATGGGCCGTGCAACTCCCTCTATGAAGTGCATGCAGAACCTCTGCCTCTGGGGCCGGATAACCCTCACGGCAACGCCTTTCGCGCCCGCTCCACCCTGCTCAAAACCGAGCAGGAGGCTAAGCAAACGGTGGATCCCTTGCGGGGCCGCTATTGGAAGATTGTCAACCCCAATCGCCACAACCGCCTGGGACAGCCGGTGGCCTACAAACTGATGCCGGGGGACAATGTCCAGCTTTTGGCCCACCCCGACTCTTGGCTGTACCGACGGGCAGGATACCTGGCCCACCACCTCTGGGCCACGCCCTACCATCCCGGCGAGAAGTTCCCAGCAGGGGACTACCCCAACCAACACCCCGGTGGCGAAGGGCTGGTGCAATGGACGCAAGCGAACCGATCCCTGGAAAACACCCGCCTGGTGCTCTGGTATAGCTTTGGCTGCAATCACTTCCCCCGCACCGAGGACTGGCCAGTGATGCCGGCTAGCTACATCGGCTTTATGCTCAAGCCCCTGGGCTTCTTTGAGTGCAACCCAGCTCTGGATGTGCCTCCTCCCCCGCCGAAGACCAAAGGCTGCTGCAGCTTTATTGACTACCCCCCTGCCTAG
- a CDS encoding sensor histidine kinase, which yields MASTRYRLVPVRPGDGSFYPEHLYLALEATQLGYWQLDLRTWELSASPQCKAKYGLDPGQDFTLEVFLQHVHPEDRQRVKEALQTAGPRAVEGDPNFSVEYRVYQADGQMRWQLSQGIVLLGPKGDPGQVVGVTLDISERKQLEITLAERERHYRQLLEALPDMLLRLDRQGRCLEFKPPSYFSVPHPPAYYLGKTPEELFPEVACAGAAEPTAQAIREHLELALATRQAQEIEYPCPEGSPQPQYQQARIAPYGEDQVLMIIRNITPRKQAELKLQRQLQRERLFSQLIQAINASLDLPTLFDVAVREVRAVLQAARVTLYQYLPAEAVWLGVASYVQSPDLPTALHLHIPDSPDIVAIQYLKQLQVFHAPDPEQVLDPFAIHEKREYHLGPWLVIPVACQGKVWGALALRRLISDPDWQTDEIELAKAIGEHLAVAIQQAELYQKLQQANAELDYQVRVRNAELEQAYNDEALLQLITEEIRSTLDEQKILETVARELALSLNLSNCTIALHDPERQVSVLAVDYLAGEGIQRFPLEVSFADFTHVLRQLQRGQLCQLSNFHHPCWPNHDRYTLIIAPICDKRDLTAQHEELLVLGNICGSRPPGQIFTEREQRLIQRVAGQCAIAIRQARLYQTIQRQVQQLQELNQLKDEFLHMVSHEMRTPLTNMKLAIGFLSKANLTERERRYFQILEMETNRELELINDLLELQALESGNKVLRLTCLSPQEWIPNLAEPFRLRAAQQGQQFQVEWDPDLWPLCTDESLLSRVVSELLNNACKYTPTGESIYLSVSQANSNGRPGWLITVRNTGVEIPAEALPRLFEKFYRLPQLDCRNAGGTGLGLSLVQKAVELLQGSLRVESHSRQVVVQVWCPHQGSLSETPSKA from the coding sequence ATGGCTTCAACTCGATACCGCCTGGTGCCGGTGCGGCCAGGAGACGGCAGCTTTTATCCAGAGCATCTCTATTTGGCCTTAGAAGCCACCCAACTGGGCTATTGGCAACTGGATCTGCGCACCTGGGAGTTGAGTGCTTCTCCCCAGTGCAAGGCCAAATACGGGCTGGATCCCGGCCAAGATTTCACCCTGGAAGTGTTTTTGCAGCACGTTCACCCGGAAGATCGCCAAAGGGTGAAAGAAGCTTTGCAGACGGCTGGGCCCAGGGCGGTAGAGGGGGATCCCAACTTTTCGGTGGAATATCGGGTTTACCAGGCCGACGGCCAGATGCGCTGGCAGCTTTCCCAGGGGATTGTGCTCTTGGGGCCGAAAGGGGATCCCGGCCAGGTTGTCGGGGTGACCCTGGATATCAGCGAGCGCAAGCAATTAGAGATCACCTTGGCCGAGCGAGAGCGCCACTATCGCCAGCTCCTGGAAGCCCTGCCCGACATGCTGCTTCGTCTGGATCGCCAGGGCCGATGTCTGGAGTTCAAGCCGCCCAGCTATTTTTCTGTCCCCCATCCCCCTGCCTACTACCTGGGCAAAACTCCTGAAGAGCTGTTTCCTGAGGTCGCCTGCGCCGGTGCGGCAGAGCCCACAGCCCAAGCCATTCGCGAGCATCTGGAGCTGGCCTTGGCAACCCGGCAAGCTCAAGAGATCGAGTACCCCTGCCCAGAGGGATCCCCTCAGCCCCAATATCAGCAGGCTCGCATCGCCCCCTATGGGGAAGATCAAGTCCTGATGATCATTAGAAACATCACCCCTCGTAAGCAAGCCGAGCTGAAGCTGCAGCGGCAATTGCAGCGAGAAAGGCTGTTCAGCCAGCTCATTCAGGCCATCAACGCCTCGCTCGACTTGCCCACCCTGTTTGATGTGGCAGTCCGGGAAGTGAGGGCAGTGTTACAGGCAGCACGGGTTACCCTTTACCAGTACCTGCCGGCTGAGGCTGTATGGTTAGGTGTTGCCAGCTACGTCCAATCGCCTGATCTGCCCACTGCCCTTCACCTGCACATCCCGGATAGTCCAGACATTGTGGCCATCCAATACTTGAAGCAGCTGCAAGTTTTTCATGCGCCGGATCCCGAGCAAGTTTTGGATCCCTTTGCTATCCATGAAAAGCGAGAATACCACCTGGGCCCTTGGTTGGTGATCCCAGTGGCTTGCCAGGGAAAAGTGTGGGGTGCCCTGGCCCTGCGGCGCCTGATCTCAGATCCGGATTGGCAAACCGACGAGATCGAGCTGGCCAAGGCTATCGGGGAGCACCTGGCGGTGGCCATTCAGCAGGCAGAGCTTTATCAAAAGCTGCAGCAGGCCAATGCTGAATTGGATTACCAAGTGCGGGTGCGCAATGCAGAGCTCGAACAAGCTTACAACGACGAAGCGCTACTCCAGCTCATCACCGAAGAAATTCGCTCCACTTTGGATGAACAAAAAATCTTGGAAACGGTAGCCCGAGAACTGGCCCTGAGCTTGAACCTATCCAATTGCACCATTGCCCTTCATGACCCAGAGCGGCAGGTCAGCGTTTTGGCGGTGGACTATTTGGCCGGAGAAGGGATCCAGCGCTTCCCCCTGGAGGTTTCGTTTGCGGATTTCACCCATGTGCTTCGTCAGCTCCAGCGCGGACAGCTTTGCCAATTGAGCAACTTCCATCACCCCTGCTGGCCCAACCACGACCGCTACACCCTGATCATCGCTCCCATTTGCGACAAAAGGGATCTGACAGCTCAACACGAGGAACTGCTTGTTTTGGGGAATATTTGTGGATCCCGTCCACCGGGGCAGATATTTACCGAGCGGGAACAACGGCTCATCCAACGGGTAGCCGGCCAATGTGCCATCGCCATTCGCCAAGCACGTCTTTATCAAACGATCCAGCGTCAGGTGCAACAGTTGCAGGAGCTCAACCAACTCAAAGATGAGTTTCTGCACATGGTCTCCCACGAAATGCGCACACCTCTCACCAACATGAAGCTGGCTATTGGGTTTCTATCTAAAGCCAACCTAACTGAGCGGGAAAGGCGCTACTTTCAAATTTTGGAGATGGAGACCAACCGCGAGCTGGAGTTAATCAACGACCTGTTGGAATTGCAAGCCCTCGAATCCGGAAACAAAGTCCTCAGACTTACCTGTTTATCTCCCCAGGAATGGATCCCCAATCTTGCCGAGCCCTTCCGGCTGCGGGCTGCGCAGCAAGGCCAACAGTTCCAGGTGGAATGGGATCCCGACCTTTGGCCCCTCTGCACGGATGAGAGCCTCTTGTCGCGGGTGGTCAGCGAGCTTTTAAACAATGCGTGTAAGTACACCCCCACTGGGGAAAGCATCTATTTAAGTGTGAGCCAGGCTAACTCCAATGGCCGTCCCGGCTGGCTGATCACGGTGCGCAATACAGGGGTGGAAATTCCTGCAGAAGCGTTGCCCCGCCTTTTTGAAAAGTTCTATCGCCTCCCCCAGTTGGATTGCCGCAACGCCGGGGGAACGGGCTTGGGTCTATCGCTGGTTCAAAAGGCAGTGGAGCTGCTGCAGGGATCCCTGCGGGTGGAAAGCCACTCCCGGCAGGTGGTTGTTCAGGTGTGGTGCCCCCACCAGGGCAGCTTGTCGGAAACCCCAAGCAAGGCTTAG
- the rpsT gene encoding 30S ribosomal protein S20, translating into MPRIKSAIKRVQIAERNRLRNKATKAMVRALMKKVISLSTAYAANPQQETLQEIQAAMSAAFSRIDKAAKTGVLHKNTAARRKARLARIVKLSVASSEKSQAEALVEHG; encoded by the coding sequence ATGCCACGCATCAAATCTGCCATCAAGCGCGTTCAGATCGCAGAGCGTAATCGGCTGCGCAATAAAGCCACCAAAGCCATGGTGCGCGCTCTGATGAAGAAAGTGATCTCCCTCTCAACTGCCTATGCCGCCAACCCACAGCAAGAAACTCTGCAGGAAATCCAGGCGGCGATGAGTGCTGCTTTCAGCCGCATTGATAAAGCTGCCAAAACCGGCGTCCTGCACAAAAACACAGCCGCTCGTCGTAAGGCTCGGCTGGCCCGGATTGTGAAGCTATCTGTGGCTTCCTCGGAAAAATCCCAGGCTGAGGCTTTGGTTGAGCATGGTTGA
- a CDS encoding CRTAC1 family protein: MFQDCSSQIRFNPPALFYGVAACDLDRDGAFELFVCGFRGSNRVLKWDGQTLVDQADDTLADAGRMAIGVAAADFDGDGQEELYVLNTDTFGGRKRFGDRLFDWQGSAWVDLFSLPQNQDALNLTAGRSVACVDRLGQGSYGFFVANYGGPMRLYELGPNQMIADVAPEARLNRVTGGRGLVALPLVSQRMDIFAVNEQGPNFLFRNRGDGTFEEIAAEVGLADPDEHGRGVAAVDLDGDGRLDLLYGNWEGPHRLWIQTPDGFFKDVAPPELARPSRIRTVIAADFDNDGYPELFFNNIGEPNRLFAWRSGRWQAIDIGDAAEPQGLGTGAAVADVDGDGRLELLIAHGESGAQPLSFYRPQANANNWLRVLPLTRQGAPARGALVRLLTSTRTQIQAIDAGSGYLCQMEPVAHFGLGSETGVKEIQIQWPDGKQLQVAHPPVNQLLRIPYPR, from the coding sequence ATGTTCCAAGATTGCAGCTCGCAGATCCGCTTTAACCCACCTGCCCTTTTCTACGGGGTTGCCGCTTGCGATTTGGATCGGGATGGGGCCTTTGAGCTGTTTGTGTGCGGGTTCCGCGGCTCCAATCGAGTCTTGAAGTGGGATGGGCAAACCTTGGTGGATCAAGCAGACGACACCCTGGCCGATGCAGGGCGCATGGCAATTGGGGTGGCTGCCGCCGACTTTGACGGGGACGGGCAGGAAGAACTTTATGTCTTGAACACCGATACCTTCGGCGGGCGCAAGCGCTTTGGGGATCGCCTCTTCGACTGGCAGGGATCCGCCTGGGTGGACCTGTTCTCCCTGCCGCAAAACCAAGATGCCCTCAACTTGACGGCAGGTCGCTCTGTAGCCTGTGTGGATCGTCTTGGCCAGGGGAGCTATGGATTTTTCGTAGCCAACTACGGCGGCCCTATGCGCCTCTACGAGTTGGGCCCTAACCAAATGATCGCCGATGTGGCGCCAGAAGCGAGACTCAATCGGGTGACGGGCGGGCGGGGGTTGGTGGCCTTGCCCTTGGTCTCGCAGCGGATGGACATTTTTGCCGTCAATGAGCAGGGGCCCAACTTTCTGTTTCGCAACCGGGGGGATGGCACCTTTGAAGAGATTGCCGCTGAGGTGGGCCTGGCGGATCCGGACGAGCACGGACGTGGCGTGGCGGCGGTGGATCTGGATGGGGATGGACGGCTGGATTTGCTCTATGGCAACTGGGAAGGCCCCCATCGCCTCTGGATCCAGACCCCCGACGGTTTTTTTAAGGATGTAGCCCCCCCGGAGTTGGCTAGGCCCTCCCGCATTCGCACAGTCATCGCTGCCGACTTCGACAACGACGGCTACCCAGAGCTGTTTTTCAACAACATCGGCGAGCCCAACCGTCTGTTTGCTTGGCGCTCAGGCCGTTGGCAAGCCATTGACATTGGAGATGCTGCCGAGCCCCAGGGATTGGGGACAGGAGCAGCAGTGGCCGATGTGGATGGGGATGGTCGTCTGGAATTGTTGATTGCCCATGGGGAGTCTGGCGCCCAGCCTCTCAGCTTCTATCGCCCTCAGGCCAATGCCAACAACTGGCTGAGGGTTCTGCCCCTCACCCGCCAGGGAGCCCCGGCCCGCGGCGCGTTGGTAAGGCTGCTCACCTCCACCCGTACCCAGATCCAGGCCATCGACGCCGGCAGCGGCTACCTCTGTCAGATGGAGCCGGTGGCCCACTTTGGCCTGGGATCCGAAACAGGGGTCAAGGAAATCCAGATCCAGTGGCCAGATGGGAAACAGTTGCAGGTGGCCCACCCACCGGTCAACCAGCTTTTGCGGATCCCTTATCCCCGCTAG
- the moaA gene encoding GTP 3',8-cyclase MoaA yields the protein MPTVNYLRISLIDRCNFRCQYCMPDEAELTWLQAPERLTDEEILTLVREVFLPLGIDCFRLTGGEPLLRPGLEHLIRALCSLPGVRDVALTTNGFNLSQKAQLLYEAGLRRINISFDSLNPETFRLITGRDRWRQVWAGIQVAHQVGFDPLKLNVVVIPGLNESEVEDLAALTLERQWHVRFIEFMPIGNAALFQQAGWVESEVLRQRIRARFGLEPGFVAGNGPADVFRIPGAKGTLGFISQMSECFCDRCNRMRLSSDGWLRPCLLNESGQINLRDPLRAGIPAERLRQQVRELLDIKPDINFKGRDTGSQGSYRRTMSQIGG from the coding sequence ATGCCGACCGTTAACTATCTGCGCATCAGCTTGATCGATCGCTGCAATTTCCGCTGCCAGTACTGCATGCCTGACGAGGCGGAGTTGACGTGGCTGCAAGCCCCAGAGCGTTTAACGGATGAGGAAATCCTCACGTTGGTTCGAGAGGTGTTTTTGCCGTTGGGGATCGATTGCTTTCGCCTCACCGGCGGCGAACCCCTGCTCAGGCCGGGGCTGGAGCACCTCATCCGGGCTCTATGCAGCCTGCCTGGGGTGAGAGATGTGGCCCTTACCACCAACGGCTTCAACCTCAGCCAAAAAGCTCAACTCCTCTATGAAGCGGGGTTGCGCCGCATCAACATCAGCTTTGATTCCCTCAACCCCGAGACCTTTCGACTGATCACGGGGCGGGATCGCTGGCGGCAGGTCTGGGCCGGGATCCAAGTTGCCCACCAAGTGGGGTTTGATCCCCTCAAGTTGAATGTGGTGGTGATCCCTGGGCTCAACGAATCGGAAGTGGAAGATCTGGCTGCCCTTACTCTGGAGCGACAATGGCATGTGCGCTTCATCGAGTTTATGCCCATTGGCAATGCCGCCCTCTTTCAGCAGGCCGGCTGGGTGGAGTCTGAGGTGCTGCGACAGCGAATTCGCGCTCGCTTCGGCCTGGAACCTGGGTTTGTGGCCGGCAATGGGCCGGCGGATGTGTTTCGAATCCCGGGGGCAAAAGGCACCTTGGGCTTTATCAGCCAGATGTCGGAGTGCTTTTGTGATCGATGCAACCGCATGCGGCTATCCAGCGACGGTTGGCTGCGCCCTTGCCTGCTCAACGAATCCGGCCAAATCAACCTGCGGGATCCGCTGCGAGCTGGGATCCCTGCCGAAAGGCTAAGGCAGCAGGTGCGGGAATTGCTGGACATCAAGCCGGATATCAACTTCAAAGGGCGGGACACCGGCAGCCAGGGATCCTACCGGCGCACCATGTCTCAGATTGGCGGCTAG
- a CDS encoding cation:proton antiporter: MQEDFRLILDIVTVLAAAAAGGFLASLLRQPVLLGYLLAGILVGPTGLGWIKELVQVETLAQFGVTFLLFTLGVEFSLKELRKVRGIAVGGGILQIGLTILITAVLAVVSGWLTPVQGIFLGAVLSLSSTAVVLKSLTETNQMGTPQAQAMLGILIVQDLAVGLMLAVLPALDCPLPELAGSLVKSVAEIGLVGLGAVVSGIWLVPAFLRLLAQQESKEVFLLGVISLCVGIALLTERLGISSEIGAFIAGLMISEVEYADQTLDYVEPLRDVFAALFFAAIGMLIDPSFILGHLLLILGLVGLVMVGKFCIVAPLARLFGYTLPAAVVVGLGLSQIGEFSFVLASEGQALGLVSRQIYLLIVSTTAVTLLLTPFLLRGAPRLFSGLHGIPFLARWLESGERPRALAPDAPQQGHVVVCGYGQVGQDIVRILEARRHPLLVIDQSERVIQHLRSRGIPYLYGNAASPLVLEKAGLPQARALVIALPDRMSIRLCLKRALELAPRLDVVVRATDKEDIEQLYQLGAREVVHPEFEASLGLCSHVLLELGEPPDIIQQEILAIRSSHYRDLRPLHPSCLIPAPVSWLTPPAPPPSPPLPANANGSHDSHPPESVLAWWERWQRPVQPEWAGIPGSAE; this comes from the coding sequence GTGCAGGAAGACTTTCGTCTGATTTTGGACATTGTGACGGTATTGGCGGCAGCGGCAGCAGGTGGATTCTTGGCTTCGCTGCTGAGGCAGCCGGTGTTGCTCGGCTACTTACTGGCCGGGATCTTGGTGGGGCCAACCGGGTTGGGGTGGATCAAAGAGTTGGTTCAGGTGGAAACCTTGGCCCAGTTTGGGGTGACCTTTTTGCTGTTCACCTTGGGGGTGGAGTTTTCCCTGAAAGAATTGCGCAAAGTGCGGGGGATCGCCGTTGGCGGAGGCATTTTGCAAATTGGCCTGACGATTTTGATCACGGCGGTGCTGGCGGTGGTCAGCGGCTGGTTGACGCCGGTGCAAGGGATCTTTTTGGGGGCCGTGCTCTCCTTGTCTTCCACGGCGGTGGTGCTGAAAAGTCTCACTGAGACCAACCAAATGGGCACTCCCCAAGCCCAGGCCATGCTGGGGATCCTGATTGTGCAAGATTTGGCGGTGGGGCTGATGTTGGCGGTGTTGCCGGCTTTGGATTGTCCCTTGCCGGAGCTGGCGGGATCCCTGGTCAAGTCGGTAGCGGAAATTGGCCTGGTGGGGCTGGGGGCAGTGGTGAGTGGCATTTGGCTCGTTCCGGCCTTCTTGCGGCTTTTGGCTCAGCAGGAGAGCAAAGAGGTGTTTTTGCTGGGGGTGATCAGCCTCTGCGTGGGGATTGCCCTGTTGACGGAGCGGCTGGGCATTTCCAGCGAGATTGGGGCCTTCATTGCCGGGCTGATGATCTCGGAGGTGGAATACGCCGACCAAACCCTGGACTATGTGGAGCCTTTGCGAGATGTGTTTGCCGCTCTCTTTTTTGCGGCCATCGGCATGCTCATCGATCCCAGCTTTATCCTCGGCCATCTGTTGCTGATCCTGGGGCTGGTGGGGCTGGTGATGGTGGGCAAGTTTTGCATCGTGGCTCCCTTGGCGCGGCTGTTTGGTTACACTCTGCCGGCAGCGGTGGTGGTGGGGCTGGGCCTATCGCAAATCGGCGAATTCTCCTTTGTGCTGGCCAGCGAGGGGCAGGCTTTGGGGTTGGTGTCGCGGCAGATCTATTTGTTGATTGTCAGCACTACAGCCGTTACCCTTCTGCTCACCCCCTTTCTGCTGAGGGGCGCTCCTCGACTGTTTTCCGGGCTACACGGGATCCCCTTCTTGGCCCGCTGGTTGGAATCGGGCGAGCGGCCCCGCGCTTTGGCCCCCGATGCTCCTCAACAGGGGCACGTGGTGGTGTGCGGCTATGGGCAGGTGGGGCAAGACATTGTGCGCATTCTCGAAGCCCGTCGTCACCCCCTCTTGGTTATCGATCAGTCAGAACGGGTGATCCAACACCTGCGTTCCCGTGGGATCCCTTACCTCTACGGAAATGCGGCCAGCCCGTTGGTGCTGGAGAAAGCTGGCCTGCCCCAGGCCCGCGCTCTGGTCATTGCCCTGCCGGATCGCATGAGCATCCGCCTCTGCCTGAAACGAGCTCTGGAGTTGGCGCCGCGATTGGATGTGGTGGTGCGAGCTACCGACAAGGAAGACATCGAACAGCTCTATCAGTTGGGGGCCAGAGAAGTCGTCCATCCCGAATTCGAGGCCAGCTTGGGTCTGTGCAGCCATGTGTTGCTGGAGTTGGGAGAACCCCCAGACATCATTCAGCAGGAGATCCTGGCCATTCGCAGCAGCCACTACCGCGATCTGCGCCCTCTCCACCCCAGTTGTCTGATCCCCGCGCCTGTCAGTTGGCTGACACCGCCGGCCCCACCTCCCTCTCCCCCCCTCCCCGCCAATGCCAACGGCAGCCACGACAGCCACCCACCTGAGTCTGTGCTGGCCTGGTGGGAACGCTGGCAGCGGCCTGTTCAACCCGAATGGGCAGGGATCCCTGGCTCTGCCGAGTAG
- a CDS encoding DUF4278 domain-containing protein, which translates to MALFYRGVDYTPSSATAAVSPGKVGGRYRGLDWRFRHLSKPVVLPTNLDLLYRGVAHHLKAAEGPAQPVQTAEASAPVAANGRSHVLDELSRRLMMSHQRLIRIRQQSMLLRGTEQIGLHVNVRNFWNRIQGKVHPTFRLNYDRSRVSMS; encoded by the coding sequence ATGGCACTCTTTTACCGTGGCGTCGATTACACCCCCTCTTCTGCAACTGCAGCGGTTTCTCCCGGCAAAGTGGGGGGTCGTTACCGGGGGCTGGACTGGCGGTTCCGCCACCTGAGCAAGCCGGTGGTTTTGCCCACCAACCTTGACCTGCTCTATCGGGGTGTTGCTCATCACCTCAAGGCGGCCGAAGGGCCGGCTCAACCCGTTCAGACGGCAGAGGCATCTGCCCCGGTGGCTGCCAATGGCCGTTCTCATGTCTTGGATGAGCTGTCTCGCCGCTTGATGATGAGCCATCAACGCTTGATTCGGATTCGCCAGCAATCCATGCTGCTCCGCGGTACAGAGCAGATTGGCCTGCATGTCAACGTGCGCAACTTCTGGAACCGCATCCAAGGAAAAGTGCATCCCACCTTTCGGCTCAACTACGACCGTAGCCGTGTCAGCATGAGCTGA